TACCTGGTGGATGAGCATGAGGATGACGGCGGCGTCACGGAAGCCGGAGCGCGGGAGGAGGGAGAAGGCGTTGGAGTGGTCCAGGAGCATGTCGCCGAAGGCCCAGTAGACGGCGGAGGCGGACGGCAGCGTCAGCGTCAGCACGTACAGCGTGGCCACCAGGTAGATGAGCTTGAACTTCTGCGGCTTCCACATCGCGTGCATGATCTCCCTGCACCACCAACAAAAAAGAGTGCAAGGCGTTGGAGTGATCCATGATATTAATTCATGCACTACACACATTGTCACGCAAGTAGCCCTTCAGTCTGAAGTGACCTGTCAACTTCTGATCTGAACAGATTCGTGTGTGTTATTCATGCAGCATCAAGAGCAAATCATTCTATCTGTGTGGATCAAGATTGGTAGGCTGGCAGGCTTACACAGTGACAGCATGGCCTCCAAATGTGTAGAGGATGTTGGTGGCCCCCGTGAAGTAGAGCACCATCTTGCTTGGGCCCGAGTGCGTCACACCTTCCACCTACAATGTCGTTCGTTCAATGATGGATACATGACCATGCATTTTGTGATCCATGCTTAAGCTAGCTGTTGGCGAAAGGCGAGCATCGACCGATCAATTGACCGCATCACACAGTCAGCGTATATACCTGACCGTGCGCGATGGCCGCAATGGTGAGGTACCACGCGGTGTAGGTGGTCATGAGGAGGCCGAGGAAGGACCAGATCCGGTAGTTGTGGAAGGAGGGGATGAACACGGTGGTGGCGCAGCAGGCGCCGAAGATGTACGTCCAGGTCCGTTTGTCGTACTTGTCGTTGATGTAGTAGATGTTGCTGCCCGATCATCCATGGATCGATCAGTGCACACACAGTACAGGTCACAGAGTAATTAGAAGATTACACATGCATATAGCAATGTAACATCTAACATTATTCTAATGAGGAAATTTAGTATACAACTTTGGATATTGACTTTATTTGATCGTTGTGATGAACACATGGATGGGATGGATGATTACCTTGCACATGCGATGAGCTGGATGACGGAGCCGAAGAGGAGGAAAGTGCAGTTGAAGAAGAGGCCGACGTTCCTCCAGTGCTTCCCCAGTAGCCCATCAAGAACCTCAAACCACTGCTCTCCAGAAAGTAGAAAAGGCAGCAACATCAATTGGTGTAGACTTTCAACTACTTGTACATGCATATGCTGAACATTTGCTGTTGTTCTCAGAAATATACATGATATTACCTGGATGACATGGTTCCTGAAGTCGACCTTCTCGCGCTCCTTCCTGGTACGGTACTCGACGTACAGGACGCTGATGAGGTAAGCCGTCCAGCTGCCCATGAGGCCGTAGAAGATCTGGAACACCACCCCGGACGCCATCCCGAGCTGCGAGAAGGAGTAGGGCAGCGTCAGCAGCACCTGCGCCACCTGGTTCGACGCGCAGCTGAACCACGCGTCGTACACCGACCCGCCGTGCCAGAACAGGCTCGACAGCGCCAGTTTCTTGCCGCCGCTGGCCCCGGACGCCGCCGCCGGCTCGCCGGGTTGGCCATGGtctccgccgctgccgccgacgTCGCGCTCCATCTCGATGTAGTTCCCCGCCACGATCGTCTCCACCTTCTCCGACGCCATGCTGCGCCTCCTCTCTCTGACTTCCTGATCGAACGATCTCTCCTGATCGCACTGCTGCGACGACAGTACTATATAGCTAGGCGCCTAGGCTCGAGCTGGCGAATCATGGAGACGGGGCAGCGCACGAGCGGCCTGGCCCATGCGGCTGCTGGCATGCagcttctcatctttcttttccaacagtttctcaaaaaaaaaatctttcttTTTCAATAATTATTCCTCTGTATTTATTATATATGCTATATAtaaagatagatagatagatagaagaGACCTTACGACCTATTGCATATAGATAGTGATTGTTCATGGCTGTACGTGCAGTGCCTACAGAGCTAGCTACAGTGGTAGTTTTGGGATCGTCCATACGTGTATAGCTTTTAGTAGCCGTGCACGAGCGTATATGTAGTTTGCCTATTCATTATTAGTAGTGGGGACTGgcgaagagaagaaagatgggtAGCTAGCTAGATGGTAGGATGATGAGATGGAGATATGGGCAAATGCATCAAACAGAATGTGCAATCAATCTGGCTAGACATGGATTGTGATCTTTGCTTTGGTAACTGGTGGGACCCATGCAAATTAAAAAACACAAGGTTTATTTTGTCGTGGAAAATCAAAACCTCATATTATCCGATCGATCCAAAAAAGACGTAATTCTATAATATGCCCAATCAGGCTATATTTGACTACATTTATACAAAAAGATATTAAAACTATACATAATAAATAAGTACCCTCAGACATGTCatttaatatattttcataatatatgtATTTATAGTCTTAAATGTTGATACTTTTTTTTGCATAAACAAACTCAGTTAAACTTATGTTGACTATGACCAAACCTAGAATTGCATACTTCTAGGACAGAGAGGTAGTATTTGACAAAATAAATTATATTTCAATGAGGTGGTCTCATAATGTATTTGATAAAACAGAAGTATGTCCAGTAATGTATAAAATTAAGtgtacaatttttttttcaagGATGTGGTCTCCTAATGTATCGACTTTGTAGCTATATAACCTATATATTTTGTGTGCAAACAATGAAATGTGCAACACAATATATGTATAGTTGAGAGATATTTCTTGTTAGTATAAAAATGAAGTACAGGGACACGGACAATGCTGTGCTAAAAAGTTCATTAATATATAAACATGCTCCTGTAATGCTGTACGATCATAGGAGTTGATATA
This genomic stretch from Miscanthus floridulus cultivar M001 unplaced genomic scaffold, ASM1932011v1 fs_798_1_2, whole genome shotgun sequence harbors:
- the LOC136533167 gene encoding auxin transporter-like protein 3, with the translated sequence MASEKVETIVAGNYIEMERDVGGSGGDHGQPGEPAAASGASGGKKLALSSLFWHGGSVYDAWFSCASNQVAQVLLTLPYSFSQLGMASGVVFQIFYGLMGSWTAYLISVLYVEYRTRKEREKVDFRNHVIQWFEVLDGLLGKHWRNVGLFFNCTFLLFGSVIQLIACASNIYYINDKYDKRTWTYIFGACCATTVFIPSFHNYRIWSFLGLLMTTYTAWYLTIAAIAHGQVEGVTHSGPSKMVLYFTGATNILYTFGGHAVTVEIMHAMWKPQKFKLIYLVATLYVLTLTLPSASAVYWAFGDMLLDHSNAFSLLPRSGFRDAAVILMLIHQFITFGFACTPLYFVWEKLIGVHETGSVALRAAVRLPIVVPIWFLAIIFPFFGPINSTVGSLLVSFTVYIIPAMAHMATFAPPAARENAVERPPRRIGGWAGMYTANCFVVAWVLVVGFGFGGWASTVNFVRQVDTFGLFTRCYQCPTKH